Below is a window of Alkalidesulfovibrio alkalitolerans DSM 16529 DNA.
TGCCCAGGGGCGTGCCCGTTGCGCTTTCCTCCACGCTCTTTCCGCGTCTGGACATGCCCATGGCCGACGAAGCGCCGAGGGAACAAGCCGCCAAGGCCGACGCGAAAAAGGTGGCAAAGCCGCAGGCCGCCAAGGCTCCCGCTTCGGATGCTGCGCAAGCGCCCGGGGTGGCCGAGTTCGCCGACTTCCAAAAACTCGATCTGCGCGTGGGCAAGGTGGTCGAGGCCGTGCGCCATCCCGACGCCGACCGCCTGCTGCTCGTGCGCGTGGATTTGGGAGAAGAGAAGCCGCGTCAGGTTGTGGCCGGACTGGCCGAGTTCTTCGCCCCGGAAGCGCTTGTGGGTCGCCGGGTGGTCGTTGTGGCCAATCTTGCGCCGCGCAAGCTGCGCGGGCAGGATTCGCAGGGCATGATTCTGGCCGTGCGCACCGAAGAGGGCATGGAACTGCTCACGTCCTCGGGCGACGTACCGTCCGGCTCCAAGGTTTCGTAGGGGATTTGCGGTGCCCGGCTACAGGGCGCATGTCTTCGGTGGGACGCTCATCGCGGGCGGGGCGCTCGGCCTGCTCGCCTGGGCCGGGCTGTATGCCGCCTCCCTGGAATACGCCCTGGTGCTCGTCTGCATCGCGGCCCTGGCCGCGCTCTTCCCCGACGTGGACACCGATTCCAAGGGGCAGCATCTTTTCTATGGCGTGCTTTTCGTCATCGACCTTGGGCTCATCGTCACGGAGCGCTACTTCTGGGCCGCTCTGCTCGGACTGTTCGCCATGCTCCCGGCCATCGGACGGCACAGGGGCTGGACCCATACCTGGTGGGCCATGCTCCTCGTGCCGTTGCCGCTTCTTCTGTTGCCTGCCTACGTCTTTGGAGCGCAATGGCAGGCTTTCGCTCCCTATTATCTCGCGGCCGTGACCGGCTACGGATCACACCTGCTTCTGGATGGCTTTTTCAAGGGGTAGTGGAGCGGAACAAGCAGATCGCCCGAACGCCCTTTGCCGATTTGAGGACCAGCCGACCGCCGAGACGCCCAGCCAGGGTCTTGACGAGCTCAAGGCCCAGGGAATCGCAGGAACTACGCGTCGCGTCGAGCCCCACCCCATTGTCCGAGACCATGAGCACGCCGTGACGCGCTCTGCCGTGCAGGCGGACCCTGATCGTTCCTTGGCCGTTGTTTGGAAAGGCATGCTTGGCGGCGTTGAGAAGCAATTCGGCGGTGATCATGCCCAAAAGCGTTCCCTGGTGCCAGTCCAGGTGAAGCGGGCAGCCCAGGCTGCGGAAACTTGCTTCCACACCGCAAGGCAGTCCGGGAGCAATCGAATTCACGAGTTTCTGGAGATAGGCCGACGCGTCCACGGAGCCGTTCGTTCCCATGGAATGCACCGCCTCATGGGCGTGGCAAGCAGCAAGGAGCGCGCCTTGCGCCTTGGCGATGTTCTCCTTGCAGCAGGGGCAGTCCGGGTTGAGCCGTGCCGTGGCGAGAGCGCAGGTGACAAGGTGCAGGTGGTTCTTGATACGGTGGTGCATCTCGCGCAGGAACGTCTGCTCCATGCCGATGGCCGCTCCCGCGTCGTCCTGCCAAGAACGTCTGGCCATGTGCGCGGTATCCAATTGATGGTGCGAAGAGGCCGGGGCGAAGCTGGGGTCGAAGAGATCCGCTGGTGAAACGCCGAGAACCCGCGCCAGCCTGCTGATGACCGTGAACGAAGGGGAGCACTGGCCGCGTTCGAGCTTGCTGACATATTCCTCCGAAATGGTGCACAACTCCGCAAGCTTTGCCTGCGTTATTCCGTTCAGCCTGCGAAACGCCTGTAGGCTTTGTCCGAACACGACCTTGATTTCCCCATCGTCCATGCGCCGAATATAGCCGATCTCCACGGCTGGAGAACGGAATCACAATACGGCTTGTGCAATTCGGCCGAATGCTTGTTCAGTCATATGTGCGGGCGTGGCGCAATTCGTCGCGGAAGTGGGGAAAAAAGGATGGTCTATTTCGGCAGGAGTTTCAGAAAGAGATCTCCTTTGAACGGGCCGATGCGGCGGCCGAGGCCCTTGAGGCGGATGGGCTTTCCGGGCACGAAATCGGCGGGCAGCGTAACCTCGACCTGTTTCTCCTCACCGGAAAGCCCCAGGTGGATTTTCAGGCGCACGGTGCGACCGGGTAAGAGACTTGCAGCGTTCATGTGGGCGGTGTGTTCGTCGTCGAGTTGGCTGCGCAGCCACGATTTGACGCTGCCCAAAACTCCTTGCGACAGGTCGAGCCGCAGTTTCTTGCCGCTGAGGTCGAGTTCCAGGGCGCGTCGCTTGAGGGTGGCGGAGCCGTGCGCCGCGCCCTTGCGTACCTGGGCGTAAATGTCCTCGAAGACCTTGCGCGCGAAGGGGTCGCGAAGAATGTCGCGCAGCACCTCTTCCTGCCGGAATTCGAATGTGGCGCCCCCGGCCGAGAAGCTGCCCTGCCTGGGGGCCTGCTCCTCGGTTTCCCCCCGCTTGCGAAAGACCTCTCGCGCCGCTTCGCGGGCATAGGCCTCGTCCGCCCTCTTGGTTTCGCCCGGGGTGGTTTTTCTTCTGGCCCTGCCCTTCGTGCGCCCTTTGGGAGGGCTCTCGCCCGCGCCGGGCTTTTTGGAGAGCACGACGTAGGCCTCGTTCAGCCGCTGGAACTTGCGCGAGGCCTCGGGATCGTCCGGATTGAGGTCCGGGTGCAGGCTGAAGGCGAGCTTGCGGTAGCTCGATTTGATGATCTCCAGGGATGCCCCTTCCTCCACCTGGAGGATGCGGTAGCATTCGGCGAGGGTCATGCCTCGTCTCCGAGGATTTCGATTTTCAGCGCCCCGGGCATGTCCTCGCCGTCTTCCGGCGTGACCAAGTCGTGGTCGCGCAGGTAGGCTATGCCAACGCGCCTGAACGCCTCATGGCCGGGGTCAGGGTCGATGCCCCGGCAGTCCTCGGCGGCCATGACGAAGCTTTCGGCGTCGTAGAGATTGCCCGCGAAGAACGGCCAGGCGCGGCAGACGTCGGGGCGGGCGGGGTGCACGCCGCAGCCGGGCAGGGTGGAGTCGAAGAAGATGCAGTAGCCGTCGTCACGCACACGCAGCCTGTTGCGTCCGGATTTGGTCTCGGCGTAGCGGACCAGGAAGGCGTCCGCCTCGACGGCGAAGTGCGCGGCCAGACGGCGCGTGTCGCGCGGCCTGAGGACGATCCCGCCGCTGCCGTGGCAGCAGTGCCCGCAGCGTCTGCAGTCGAAGATATCGGAAGGCGTGGCCATGATCCCTTATCCGAACAACCGGTTGTGTTCGATCTTGGTGCACAGGTTCTCGACCACCAGTATGTCTGCCGGTTCAAGCAGGGCCCGTGCCTCGAGGCTGAACACCCCAACCTGCATCCAGAAGCAGCGCGGCTTGACGGGCAGGGCGAGGACCTCGCGCGCATGGGCCGCACAATGTTCCGAGGCCCTGAAGAGGTTCACGAGATCGGCAGGCACGGGCAGATCGGCCAGGCTCTGATAGGCCTGAATGCCCCAGACCTCCTGCCGTTTGGGGTGCACAGGCAGGATCGTGAATCCGGCGTTTATGAGGTAGCGCCCCACCATGTCCACGGGGCGTCCCGGACGGTCGTTGGCCCCGACCACGGCTATCGTCTTGACGGATGTGAAGAGGGCGGTTAGCTCGGTATCCTTTGGCGCAAACATGATGTCTTCCTTGTTTTCCTTCTCGCCCGGAGCACTACACCATGTTCGAAACGTTGGAAAGAATGCCGCTTGAGGAAGTCCTGGGCCGCCACGAGCGCTGCCGCGCCCTGCTGGCCGTCCATGCCCCTCGCGCTGGCGGACTCATGGCCTTCACCAAGACCAACATCTACTGGCTCTCGGGCACACTCGTGCCCGGCGTGTTCTGGTTGCCTCTCGCAGGCGAGCCCATACTCTTCCTGCGGCGCGGGGCCGAGCGCGCGGCGCTGGAGTCGCCCTTGGCGAACATCGTCCAGTTCCGTTCCTACCGCGACATCCCCGGGCTTGCGGCCGAAATCGGCAGCCCGCTCTCGAAGATAGTTGCGGCCGAAAAGGGCGGACTGCCCTGGAACCTGGCCGAGTCGTTGCAGAAGAACCTGACGCAGACGGATTTTCTGCCCGGCGACGGCGTGCTGGCCCGCGCGCGTGGCGTGAAGAGCCATCGCGAGCTTGCCATCATGCGTTTAGCCGGGGCACGCCACGACCAGGCGCTTCGGGTCCGCGTGCCCGAGTTGGTGCGGCCCGGCATGAACGAGCGCGAGATCTCGCACCTCGTCTGGCAGGCCTTTTTCGAGCTCGGCCACATGGGCCACATGCGCATGAACTCCTTCGGCGAGGAGATTTTCCTTGGCCACGTGGCGGCCGGGGATTCGGGCAACTACCCGAGCGTCTTCGACGGTCCGCTGGGGCTTCGCGGCGAGCACCCGGCCCTGCCCTTCATGGGCTATCGCGGCAAGATATGGCAAAGGGGCGAGCCGCTGGCGCTGGATTGCGGCTTCTCGCTGGAAGGCTACGCCACGGACAAGACCCAGGTACTGTGGGCCGGGGAGGCCGCCACGATTCCCGAGAAGGCGAAGCGCGGCCACGACTTCTGCATGCGGATACAGGCTTGGCTGGCCGAGAACCTGAAGCCCGGCGCGATCCCGTCCGAACTGTACCGCCACTGCATGGCTAGCGCCGAAAGCGAGGGGCTTTTGGAAGGGTTCATGGCCCTTGCGCCCAATACCGTGAAGTTCGTGGGCCATGGCATCGGCCTGGCCATCGACGGCTGGCCGGTCATCGCCGAGGGCTTCGAGGAGCCCCTGGAAGAGAATCAGGTGGTGGCCATCGAGCCCAAGTTCGGCATTCCCGGACTCGGCATGGTGGGCGTGGAGAATACCTTCGTGGTCACGCCAAGCGGCGGCGAGTGCATCACCGGCTGCGACTACGACATCATCTGCGTTCCGTAAGCTCGCGCTCCATCACCCGCTCCAGGGTGGGGGTGGTGAAGAGGTCGCGCAGGACCACGGGCGAGAACGCCTTCTCCCCCACGGGAAAGACCGCCACCACGGGGATGCTGCGGCTGCCCATGGCCGCGAGCAGGGCCTGGGCCTCGGGATGCTCGCGCGTCAGGTCCACCTTCACGAAGCGCAGACCGTAGCGCCTGTGCCAGCGTGCCAGATTGCCCTCCGTGAGCACCGTCATCTCCAGGAACTTGCAGTTGGGGCACCAGTCGGCCGTGAAATCGGCCAGGATCGGCTCCTTGCCGAGCATCTCCTCGAAGGCGGGGGCGTCGAATGCCTCCCAGCGGACGTTGGGCATGGGCGGGTTCGCGGCCCAGGGAAAGAGCGCCACGATGATGGCCAAGGCCGCGCCGCGCGTGGCGAGCCTGTGCCACAAGGGGCGCGAGAGCGAGGTCCAGCCGCCCCACATCCAGGCCGCGAAGGCCGTGGCCAGGAGCAGGATCAGGGTCCGGTTCATGGCCCAGTCGGGCAGGATGGTCAGCAGATAGACGGCCGTGCCCGCCAGGAAGAATCCGGCCACGCGCTCCACGAACAGGGTCCAGCGGCCCGGCAGGTTGAAGATGAAGAAGATGCCGGGCTTGATGCACATCACCAGATAGGGCGAGGCCATGCCCAGGCCGATGCAGACGAAGACCGTGGCGATGACCAGCGGCGGCTGGGCCAGGGTCCAGGCCAGCACGCCACCCAGGAACGGCCCTGAGCACGGAGTGGCCAGGAGCGTGGCCAGGCAGCCCGCGAAAAAGGCCGAGGCGCGCGTCTGCGTGCCTTCCACCGGGGCCTTCAGGTCCACCACGGGCAGTGTGAAGACGCCGAACAGGCTCAGGGAGAGGGCGAAGACGAGCACGGCCATGGCCAGCACCGCCGTGGTGCTCTGGAATATCTGGCCCCAGGCCAGGTCCAGCGAGGCCAGCAGGATGGCCAGGAAGAGGAAGAAGCTCAGGATTCCCAGCGCGAAGAAGAAGTTGAAGGTGCGAAAGCAACGCACCGGGTCGTCCTCGCCGCCGGGAATGGCGCAGCCCGAGAGCAGGCCCTTGAGCTTCAGGCTCGCCACGGGCAGCACGCACGGCATGAGGTTCAGGAGGAATCCGGCCAGGACGGCCAGCAGGGCGGCCTTGAACAGTCCCTGCACCTCAAGCCCTGGCTCGTGGTAGCGGGGGGCCATGTTTTCACGGGAGAATGCCGCCTGCATCCCTCCGGAGGGCGCGAGCGAAGCGGGAGCGGGCTCGGTTCGTGTCGCATCGGGGCGCGCCACGGCCATGTCGGGCCACCATGCCTGGGCTGCGGCCTGGGGCAGGGACGAGACGTCGTCTGTAAGGGTGATCCGCCTGCTCACTTCCGCGGGCAGGCAGCTTACGTCCGAGCAGAGCAGAAGTCTGGCCCGTAGCGATACATCTCCGGTGAGGCCCTCGGGCATGAGGACGAAGAGCCGCGTCGCGCCTTCGTACATGCGCACCATCTCGCCCGAGCCGAAGGGGTCGAGTTTTTCCCGGCCAGGGGGATAGAGCACTGTAAGCACGGTCTGGCCGGTTTCGGCCGCAAGGCGCGTGGGTTGACCCATGGCGCCGGGATCGTTGGCGTAGAAATACCAGCCGCTTTCAGGCGTTATGAGCACTTCGAGGATCTGGGCCGTGCCGGAAGGCAGGCCGGGCGCATGGGCGGACATGTCGGGGGGCGCGGCCAAGGCCCGCGCGGCCATCTCCACGGGATAGGCGGGCTCGGATACGTCTTCGGCTTGCGCCGTCGTGGGTGCAAGAGTTGCGAGGCAGGCCAGGATGGAGAGCGAGACAAGGCGGAAAAGGACGAAAAACGGCATGGCTGCGACCTCGTATCGAAAAAGCGCCGCGACGGCGCGGATTCTCGCTTCCTAGCACAGCCCGGTGCGCTGGTAAATCGGCGGAGAAATCGATTCGGCAGGGTTTGGCCCCTGGGGGCCTGAAATCGCCTGCGACGGCAGGAGTCGGTCGTGGTTCGCGCCCGACTGGCCGGGGCGGCGGAGCGGCGACCGGGGAGGGCTTTCAAGCCCGTTATTGGCGGGCCGGGCTGCTGATCCGGCGCACCAGGCGATTGCATCCGTTCTGCTTCGGACAATATTTTCAATGGCGCGGCAAAAAAACTGTTGACGGCTGGCGAACGGCTCTATACAAGGCACTTCCACGTCACGGGCTACTAGCTCAATTGGTAGAGCAGCTGACTCTTAATCAGTTGGTTCGGTGTTCGAGTCACCGGTAGCCCACCAGGAAATTCAACGGGTTGTCGCCTGCAAGTCAGCGGCAACCCGTTTTTCTTTGCCCTGCTTCCTGGGCTTTCGCTTATTTCATGCAACGCGTTCGTGGTCCGCATGGCCGTTTTTTCGCTCCCGTTTTCATGCCCGATCCGTTTCCCATGACGCCGGGCGCTGTGCCGCATCCACGGACGGCCGCCAGATATGTTGCGAAGTCCTGTCCGGTTTGCCTGGATTATTGTGGTCGCCAAATAGCGTGCGACTCTCATTTGCCTGAAATCAAAGATTATTTTTGATTGGCAAAGTTCTTGATAAGTATGTCGCGGATATCAGCCGGAGCAGAACGCTTCAGTATTTTTGTGTTTCCGGCAACAAGATGCGAGGGGGTATCTCATGTGCGGCATTATCGGCTATTGCGGCCATCGTCCGGCCGTTCCCGTGTGCATGGAAGGCCTGAAGCGCCTCGAATACCGTGGCTACGACTCGGCTGGCGTGGCCTTTGTGCGTCAGGGCGAGATCGCCGTGATCAAGGCGCCGGGCAAGCTCTCGGCCCTGGAAGAGGCGCTTGAGCACGCGGGCAACGTGATGAACGCCACCACGGCCCTGGCCCACACCCGCTGGGCCACGCACGGCGCGCCCACGACCGGCAACGCCCACCCGCACCTGGACGCCGGGCGCTCCATCGCCATGGTCCACAACGGGATCATCGAGAACTTCGCCGAGCTCAAGCAGGAGCTTCTGGCCGAGGGGCTGACGTTCGAGTCGGACACCGACACCGAGGTTCTGACCAAGCTCGTGGGCTGGTGCCGCGCCCGGACAGGCTCCATGCGCGAGGCCCTGTCCATGGCCCTTTCGCGCGCCGAAGGAGCCTACGCCGTGGTGCTGCTCTGCAAGGACCGGCCCGGCAGGCTCTGGGCCGCGCGCAAGCAAAGCCCGCTCGTGCTCGGGCTTGGCGTGGGCGAGAACTTCCTGGCCTCGGACGTGCCCGCGTTTTTGCCCTACACGCGCGAGGTGGTCTTCATCGACGACGGCGAGATGGTGATCATCGACGCCGACCGCCACGAGATCCTGGACGCCGCGACCCTCGCGCCCAGGGAGAAGACGCCCCAGACCATCACCTGGGACGTGCAGGCCGCGCAAAAGGGCGGCTACAAGCACTTCATGCTCAAGGAAATCTTCGAGCAGCCAAAGGTCATCCGCGACTGCCTGGCGGGCCGCATCGACCATGCCTCCGGCGCGGTGCGCCTGCCCGAGATCGAGGCCCTGCCCGTGCCCGGCAGGCTGGTCATCGTGGCCTGCGGCACCTCGTCCTATGCGGGGCTTTGGGGCAAGCAGATCATCGAGAAGCTGGCCCGCGTGCCCGTGGACGTGTGCATCGCCTCGGAGTTCCGCTACGCCGATCCGATCCTTGCGCCCGGCGACCAGGTGCTGGTCGTCTCGCAATCGGGCGAGACGGCCGACACCCTGGCCGGGCTGCGGCTGGCCAGGGAGCGCGGCGTGCCCGTGATCGGCCTGTGCAACGTGGTGGGCTCGTCCGTGGACCGCGAGGCGGACTTCGTGCTGCACACCCAGGCGGGCCCGGAGATCAGCGTGGCCTCGACCAAAGCCATGTGTTCGCAGATGGTCATGCTGCTCCTGCTGGCCCTGCGCTACGCCGACGCCAAGGGCCTGCTCTCCAGGGAGGACCGCGCGGCCTGCATCGAGGGCGTCCAGGCCATGCCAAAGCTCCTGGACGACCACCTGCCCTTCATGCGCGACACGGCGCAGCGGCTGGCGCGGACCTATTCCGAGGCCACGAGCTTTCTGTACCTTGGCCGCGGCCCGGCCTGGCCGCTGGCCCTGGAAGGCGCGCTCAAACTGAAGGAAATCAGCTATATCCACGCCGAGGGCTATCCGGCAGGCGAGATGAAGCACGGTCCCATCGCGCTCATCGACCCCAAGTTCCCGACCTTCGCCATCGCCCTGGCCGACGAATTGTTCGGCAAGGTCAAAAGCAACCTCATCGAGGTGCAGGCGCGCGGCGGCCGGATCATCGCCCTGACCAACCCCGGCCTGGACCTGGAGGTGGACCACCCGTGGGTGCTGCCGCAGGTCTTCTGGCCGCTCGCGGGCTTCACGGCGCTGCCCGCGCTGCAGCTCTTCGCCTACGAGATCGCCGACTACCTGGGCAAGGACGTGGACCAGCCCAGAAACCTCGCCAAGAGCGTGACCGTGGAGTAGGGGCGGCGTTTTACCGCGTTCTTTTTATGTCGAGACGATCCTGGATTCATTTGTTTCAGGCAGAACGAATGAAAGGCGCGGGTCAATCCTCCCAGATGCAATCTTTTCCGAAACATTGTCGGCAAACTTGACAATGTGATGACTTCTTTTTTGCATAATATGCCGAAATTATTTTTTTATTCCTTGGACACGTTTTTTGCAACACCATGTCGGAAGACGGAGGTCCGGGGATATGCGCAATAAAAGAATGTTCATTTCATTGTTGCTGGCGGCTGTTTTGGCCTTGGCGATTCAGGGTGCGGCTTTTGCGGCATCCATTCTCTACATCGAGTACAATGACGTCTATACCGAGGATAGCGTGGCGCCAGGCGGGGCCACGCCTTGGCTCACGGCGCTCTTTGCCGATCAGCCCGCGGGTGGGGTGCTTCTGACCTTGGCCGCACCCAATCTGCTTTCCGGCGAATTCGTGGCCAACTGGTATTTCAACTTCAATCCCGAGAAGGATCTGGAGGCTTTGGTCTTCACGCATGTGGACGGCGTCATGCCGATCACGTCCAAGGATTTCACCAGTGAAGACGCCTTGATAGCGGGCATGGGGCTGCGCATGGACGTCAATGTCCCCTATCCCAATCCGCCCTCCAAACGCTTCGCGGACGACATGCTCTCGAAAATCCTCATCACCGGTCTGAGCGACCTGACTGCCGATGATTTTAACTTCAGAATCGAGAAGCATGATGCCTTGTTCATATCAGTGGCTCATATTCGCGGCACCGGAGAAGGAAACGAATTCAGCGCCTGGGTCAAGGGGTATGACCCACCCCCGCCTCCGGCGGTTCCCGAACCCGCGACCTTGTTCCTGGCTCTCTCCGGCCTGGGGGCGGCCGCGCTGGCCCGCAAGCGGGGCGCTCGTCGGAACTAAGTGCAGCAAAGGCGTCGGCCAACCAGGCCGAGAACGCGAGCAAAGGGCGTCCGGGTTTGTCGGACGCCCTTTGCTCGTGGGGCACGAGATTTATCCGGGAGAGACGGGGCGACGTATCCGGGATGGCCGTGCGTCAGGTCCCGGTCATCCAGCTTTTCCTGCCCGCAGCAGGCTATCGATGCGCTCGGCAAGACTCGCGGCGTGAATGGGTTTTCGGGCGCACGCCCGCACCCCGAGGGCCATGGCCTCGGGAATGCGGGAGGCGCTTTGCGCATCGACGAGGGCCACGACCGCCATTTGCGGGAATGTTTTCAAGGCGGTCGCCAAAAGTGGAACCTCCGCGATGCTCAGGTCGATGTTCATGACGGCTAGGCGGTATTCGAACTGGGAGAGAAAATCCAACGCCTCGGCTGCGTCGGCAACGGCGTCCACTTGGTGACCGGCCTGCTCCAGGGCTAGGGCGAGGGAATCGCGCATCGCTGGGTCGGATTCGGCGACAAGAACGTCGCAGACCATGGCCATGGGGGGGCGGTGTTGCATAAAAGCCGACACGTCTGAATTCGAGGCCCGATGCATCTGGTCCCTGGTCGGCAGAGCCAACGTGAATTCGGTCCATTCTCCCTCCCGGCTGCTTACGTCCAGGCTGCCATGATGGTTGCTGGCGATGCCGTGGCAGACGGAAAGTCCAAGGCCGAGGGGCGATCTGCCGCCGGTGGTGAAGAAAGGATCGAAGACTCTCGGCAGCATCTCTCTGGGGATGCCACTGCCCGTGTCGCGCAGGCCGAGAACGATGCGGGAGCCGTTCAGGCCGAGGCGCGTCGTAATGGTTATGTGCCCGTCCCCGCGGTCCTCCACTGCGTTCAGGGCGTTTAGCAACAGGTTGACGATCAGGCGTTTCATTTGGGCCTGATCCACCATGACGTCCGGCAGATCCTCCGCGAGATGCAAGACTATGGACACGCCCGTCCTGGCGTGGCCGCCCACCAGCGGAAGGCATTCCTCGACGAGGCTGTTCAGGGATGTCCGTTCGAACACGGGCTGCGGCGGTCTGGCGAAATCCATGAGATTTTGCATCGTATCCGTAATTCTTTCGACCTGCGTGAGCATCTGGCGCAGACTGCGCTTCTTCTGCGGATCGCTTTCCTGCCGTTCCAGAAGCTGGGTTCGGGCCGAGATGATGGACAAGGGATTATTGATCTCCTGGGCCGTTCCCGCAGCCGCATGGCCGATGGCCGAGAGCCGTTCCGCGCGCAGTTCCCTGTCCCGAGCCTTTTCGAGGCGGCTGAGCGCGGAGGAAAGCTCTTCGGATTTCGTCGTCAGCGTCTCCAGGACCTTCAGCCTGCCGAGATGCGCGCAAGCCAAGTCCGCTATCTGGCGTAGACACCACAACACCTGTTCGTGTTCGAAAAAAGGCTGTTCATCGATACCGATGGCGAAAATGCATCTCGATTGTTCATCGACGTTGAACAGGGCGGCGTAACCCTGCTTCGAGAAACGTTCCCGCCTGCCTTCCTGGCTGCGATGCGCCGCTGCCGCATGCTCCGCCAGCGTGTTCTCAATCAGGTCGCCGAGAAGAGGGGCCGTGTCGGGCGGAATTTCCGGGCGGCCTTCGGCGATGCGCAAGCCGCAGTTTGTTTGGCCGTTCCAGGCCACGCCCTCGAAGGCGCTTCCCGCATTTTCGGAAAACGCCAAGCAACCTTGATACTCGGGGAGCATTTCGGAAATGCAGGAATGGATCAGGTTGAAGATTTCCGCTTGAGCCACAGCCAAGGCGAGACGAGGGCCAAAACGTCCGACGATGGAAAGGAAACGCTGGGGCAGGTTCGGTTCGCCGCGCCTGACGGTCCGCTCGTTGGCGTGCCGGGAAATGGATTGGTGCGCCCGCGCAAGCGACGTCCGGTAAAAGGAGACAATGTTCGGGTCGAGGCCAATCAATTCGGCCAACGCGCAGTATTTCTCCGGAATCCCATGTCTGACTAAGAGCACGATTTCTTCCGCAATGCCCAGTTTGTTCGCCAATCGCTTTGTACGGTCGTGGTCTTCGGGGCGTAGAGCTTCCGACATGACGTTTCGCGCGAGGATGTCCCCCAAGGCGACCAATCCGAGGACCGCCGACCGCGCGAGCGAGTCGCGGACGGCGGCCGGTTTGTGGTGGTGAAGCCAGGCCGCGTTGATGATCGAGGACGGTGCTTTCCAGTGTTCGAGCATCCATTTGCCGACCACGGCATGGTCGAGACCGAAATTGATCACTTCAAGAGCTCTGGTATCTTTTCGCTGGATGTCCGGCGATTGCGTGATCAAGGTGTAGCGCTCGGGATGGAGGCGAAAGAGCAGCGCCTTGCCGCAGTCATGCACAAGGCCACACGCGAACGCCTGGCCCGCCAGCGTCGGGTCGATTTGCTCGGCGAGCGACCTGGCGGCCACGGCGCAGGCTAGGGAGTGGCTTCTGAGGCCGACGATCACTGGATCGTCTGGAGTGAAGTTTCCGAGCAAAACACGGTGGACATGATGTTCGAGGGTGAAGCCGACGAGGTCGGCCTCGCCGAACCGGGCCATGGCCTTCTCGATGATTTCGTCTTCCAACATCCCGCCCCGCGCGTTCTTCTCCCAGGCGATGAAACGTTGTGTGAGGAAGCCATCCTGGGCGATGATTCGCGAGATGGAGTTGTGAGAGACTTTCGAGGACGCCTGGGCAAGCAGGACAGGCGGCGGAGGCAGACGTTTGATCGCCTGCACCAGGGATCGTACGCGCTGACGGGCGTCGCTGGCCGGTTCGGGGAGGGTCATGTGCCTCTCTGTCGTTGTTCACAAATGCCGGTGGATTCAAAATCATACAAAGATTGCAAAAAATGTTCTGGCTGGTCGCTGGCGGCGCGTTAAATCGGCAATGGGATCGTTTGTCGTGAAAGCTCCGTCCCCCGCGATATTGAGCGATATTTGCGCCCCGGCCGCGGAATCGGGCTGAACGGCGGGCGTAAATTCTGGGTGGGGCGCCGACAACGCTCGAAAAATGGAAAGTTCTCCGACATTTTTATACGAAGAACTTTACACATTTCCGTTTTCATGGCGTCCAGCATCCGGCTCGTCCAAACGGCAAGGCCCGCTGTCCCGAAAAAGGACAACGGGCCTCGTTGTTTTTTGGTTCGAGCGGTTTCAG
It encodes the following:
- a CDS encoding metal-dependent hydrolase gives rise to the protein MPGYRAHVFGGTLIAGGALGLLAWAGLYAASLEYALVLVCIAALAALFPDVDTDSKGQHLFYGVLFVIDLGLIVTERYFWAALLGLFAMLPAIGRHRGWTHTWWAMLLVPLPLLLLPAYVFGAQWQAFAPYYLAAVTGYGSHLLLDGFFKG
- a CDS encoding helix-turn-helix domain-containing protein; the protein is MDDGEIKVVFGQSLQAFRRLNGITQAKLAELCTISEEYVSKLERGQCSPSFTVISRLARVLGVSPADLFDPSFAPASSHHQLDTAHMARRSWQDDAGAAIGMEQTFLREMHHRIKNHLHLVTCALATARLNPDCPCCKENIAKAQGALLAACHAHEAVHSMGTNGSVDASAYLQKLVNSIAPGLPCGVEASFRSLGCPLHLDWHQGTLLGMITAELLLNAAKHAFPNNGQGTIRVRLHGRARHGVLMVSDNGVGLDATRSSCDSLGLELVKTLAGRLGGRLVLKSAKGVRAICLFRSTTP
- a CDS encoding J domain-containing protein; its protein translation is MTLAECYRILQVEEGASLEIIKSSYRKLAFSLHPDLNPDDPEASRKFQRLNEAYVVLSKKPGAGESPPKGRTKGRARRKTTPGETKRADEAYAREAAREVFRKRGETEEQAPRQGSFSAGGATFEFRQEEVLRDILRDPFARKVFEDIYAQVRKGAAHGSATLKRRALELDLSGKKLRLDLSQGVLGSVKSWLRSQLDDEHTAHMNAASLLPGRTVRLKIHLGLSGEEKQVEVTLPADFVPGKPIRLKGLGRRIGPFKGDLFLKLLPK
- a CDS encoding YkgJ family cysteine cluster protein, which codes for MATPSDIFDCRRCGHCCHGSGGIVLRPRDTRRLAAHFAVEADAFLVRYAETKSGRNRLRVRDDGYCIFFDSTLPGCGVHPARPDVCRAWPFFAGNLYDAESFVMAAEDCRGIDPDPGHEAFRRVGIAYLRDHDLVTPEDGEDMPGALKIEILGDEA
- a CDS encoding CoA-binding protein, translating into MFAPKDTELTALFTSVKTIAVVGANDRPGRPVDMVGRYLINAGFTILPVHPKRQEVWGIQAYQSLADLPVPADLVNLFRASEHCAAHAREVLALPVKPRCFWMQVGVFSLEARALLEPADILVVENLCTKIEHNRLFG
- a CDS encoding M24 family metallopeptidase; protein product: MFETLERMPLEEVLGRHERCRALLAVHAPRAGGLMAFTKTNIYWLSGTLVPGVFWLPLAGEPILFLRRGAERAALESPLANIVQFRSYRDIPGLAAEIGSPLSKIVAAEKGGLPWNLAESLQKNLTQTDFLPGDGVLARARGVKSHRELAIMRLAGARHDQALRVRVPELVRPGMNEREISHLVWQAFFELGHMGHMRMNSFGEEIFLGHVAAGDSGNYPSVFDGPLGLRGEHPALPFMGYRGKIWQRGEPLALDCGFSLEGYATDKTQVLWAGEAATIPEKAKRGHDFCMRIQAWLAENLKPGAIPSELYRHCMASAESEGLLEGFMALAPNTVKFVGHGIGLAIDGWPVIAEGFEEPLEENQVVAIEPKFGIPGLGMVGVENTFVVTPSGGECITGCDYDIICVP
- a CDS encoding protein-disulfide reductase DsbD family protein translates to MPFFVLFRLVSLSILACLATLAPTTAQAEDVSEPAYPVEMAARALAAPPDMSAHAPGLPSGTAQILEVLITPESGWYFYANDPGAMGQPTRLAAETGQTVLTVLYPPGREKLDPFGSGEMVRMYEGATRLFVLMPEGLTGDVSLRARLLLCSDVSCLPAEVSRRITLTDDVSSLPQAAAQAWWPDMAVARPDATRTEPAPASLAPSGGMQAAFSRENMAPRYHEPGLEVQGLFKAALLAVLAGFLLNLMPCVLPVASLKLKGLLSGCAIPGGEDDPVRCFRTFNFFFALGILSFFLFLAILLASLDLAWGQIFQSTTAVLAMAVLVFALSLSLFGVFTLPVVDLKAPVEGTQTRASAFFAGCLATLLATPCSGPFLGGVLAWTLAQPPLVIATVFVCIGLGMASPYLVMCIKPGIFFIFNLPGRWTLFVERVAGFFLAGTAVYLLTILPDWAMNRTLILLLATAFAAWMWGGWTSLSRPLWHRLATRGAALAIIVALFPWAANPPMPNVRWEAFDAPAFEEMLGKEPILADFTADWCPNCKFLEMTVLTEGNLARWHRRYGLRFVKVDLTREHPEAQALLAAMGSRSIPVVAVFPVGEKAFSPVVLRDLFTTPTLERVMERELTERR